One Triticum dicoccoides isolate Atlit2015 ecotype Zavitan chromosome 4B, WEW_v2.0, whole genome shotgun sequence genomic window carries:
- the LOC119292184 gene encoding uncharacterized protein LOC119292184: MLELPLVKGDPFHHVMEAILDLSDVAHVVCTTRGVNLQAVDTKRAAIVSLLFPAEDFKGYTCDEYISIGIPIRDLVNAIRCGDDKDTITLKIGEENFKNMTLSLVSPEKRTVDFVFWIVDAQLARIELPDRQDLEYQASVKMPSVEFRRICKYLSNFGEEDGVIWVTDEDLTYFAKGTNGDVYMEYKQQEEDTTTFKIDMQEPITLTLDLKYLNTFAKVFTLSGQVKLFLSKTHPLVVECEIGQKGRIRCFMVPKMETEFQGEEEEKEAHLPLRRRRRALQEASAATRLELPLVKGHLFHDVLEASLDLSDMALIECFGACLKLQAVDTGRGTFVSLLFPAKDFPGYICNEHFSMGIPIRDLVKAILCGDKDTITLKVVDENITLSFVSPEKNTVAYDLRIMDGEIPHLKIADWQDLELKYQTSVKMPSVEFRRICKYLNNFRDEDAVGGISVTDKGLKFFAKGKSRRVNMKQEDTTTSKIDVQEPITLTFDLKYLNTFAKVFTLSGQVKLFLLKTHPLMVECKIGQKGHIRCFVAPKMEPEFQWEEEEEETQEDINANISANKLALRGCVDSMYKQREENRAEEGDPEQVNERKTNCLQNARKSFGRHPDTKLETGTHCANAQRGNHTEHIPTPSSG, from the exons ATGTTGGAGCTGCCCCTGGTGAAGGGGGACCCCTTCCACCATGTCATGGAGGCGATCCTCGACCTGTCCGATGTGGCCCACGTCGTGTGCACCACAAGGGGCGTGAACCTCCAGGCCGTGGACACCAAACGCGCCGCGATCGTCTCGCTCCTCTTCCCCGCCGAGGACTTCAAGGGCTACACCTGCGACGAGTACATCTCCATTGGGATCCCAATCCGCGACTTGGTCAATGCCATCCGCTGCGGCGACGACAAAGACACCATCACCCTCAAGATCGGCGAAGAAAACTTCAAGAACATGACCTTATCATTGGTGTCGCCCG AGAAGAGAACTGTGGATTTCGTATTCTGGATTGTGGATGCCCAACTCGCGCGCATTGAACTCCCAGATAGGCAGGATTTGGAGTACCAGGCCTCTGTCAAAATGCCATCTGTGGAGTTTAGGCGGATCTGCAAGTACCTCAGTAACTTCGGAGAAGAAGATG GTGTCATCTGGGTGACTGACGAGGACCTCACATACTTTGCTAAGGGAACAAATGGGGACGTCTACATGGAGTACAAGCAG CAAGAAGAAGATACTACTACCTTTAAAATAGATATGCAAGAACCAATTACACTGACCTTGGATCTGAAGTACTTGAACACCTTCGCCAAGGTGTTCACCCTGTCTGGTCAAGTGAAGCTCTTTCTCTCGAAGACACATCCCCTCGTGGTCGAATGCGAAATTGGACAGAAGGGCCGCATCAGATGTTTCATGGTACCGAAGATGGAAACAGAGTTCCaaggggaagaggaagagaaagaggCCCATCTTcccctacgccgccgccgccgggccctCCAAGAGGCGAGCGCAGCCACCAGGTTGGAGCTGCCCCTGGTGAAGGGGCACCTCTTCCACGATGTCCTGGAGGCGAGCCTCGACCTGTCCGATATGGCCCTCATCGAGTGCTTCGGAGCGTGCTTGAAGCTCCAGGCCGTGGACACCGGACGCGGCACGTTCGTCTCGCTCCTCTTCCCCGCCAAGGACTTCCCTGGCTACATCTGCAACGAGCACTTCTCCATGGGGATCCCAATCCGCGACTTGGTCAAGGCCATCCTCTGCGGCGACAAAGACACCATCACCCTCAAGGTCGTCGACGAAAACATTACCTTATCATTCGTGTCGCCCG AGAAGAACACTGTGGCTTACGATTTGCGGATTATGGACGGCGAAATCCCGCACTTGAAAATCGCAGATTGGCAGGATTTGGAATTGAAGTACCAGACCTCTGTCAAAATGCCATCTGTGGAGTTTAGGCGGATCTGCAAGTACCTCAACAACTTCAGAGATGAAGATG CTGTAGGTGGAATTTCGGTGACCGACAAGGGCCTCAAGTTCTTTGCTAAGGGAAAAAGTCGGCGCGTGAACATGAAG CAAGAAGATACTACTACCTCTAAAATAGATGTGCAAGAACCAATTACACTGACCTTTGATCTGAAGTACTTGAACACCTTCGCCAAGGTGTTCACCCTCTCTGGTCAAGTGAAGCTCTTTCTCTTGAAGACACATCCCCTCATGGTCGAATGCAAAATTGGACAGAAGGGCCACATCAGATGTTTCGTGGCACCAAAGATGGAACCAGAGTTCCAatgggaagaagaagaggaagagacccAAGAAGATATTAATGCAAACATCTCTGCTAATAAGCTTGCATTGAGGGGATGTGTCGACTCGATGTACAAGCAGAGAGAAGAGAACAGAGCAGAGGAAGGTGACCCTGAGCAG GTGAATGAAAGAAAAACGAATTGTTTACAAAATGCAAGGAAATCATTTGGCAGGCATCCAGATACCAAGCTAGAGACAGGCACTCACTGTGCAAATGCTCAAAGAGGGAACCACACGGAGCATATTCCAACACCATCATCCGGGTGA
- the LOC119292185 gene encoding uncharacterized protein LOC119292185, which produces MPDNVAEARGRTAGELGVFTNPQTRSCSLKGSLKLKNLFGYCETWDASGAFELDQTIELSAPLVAQISFLSQDWFKSSLKEHLMGVSVGLLSTMNHNISYNLAWRTLADPARISSNSIREQLGHSLLSSIKYAYKVDQRDSSIRPTRGYAFLSSSQVRGLAPESKYSRFVRQEFDLRVALPLGVLNGALNAGVAEGVIHPLEWGPAGSVSPLAERFYLGGNRSLVCRLGGPSSLSGFKARGLEPRDLRSCGLTDSENGASTSPELDGLGGDIAVTAFADLSFDLLPPTEVVPLKPLRDLGIHGHAFASTGNLAKLTERDLRKFPLTDFLQTFRSFVGFGVVVPTRLFRIEVCLLCFFSVVPLKLLTKFSLPVQMNYCHIPKQFDHDKGKTGIQFNFSSP; this is translated from the exons ATGCCTGACAACGTCGCAGAGGCCCGCGGCCGCACTGCCGGTGAACTAGGTGTCTTCACTAATCCACAG ACTAGATCATGTTCACTCAAAGGTTCACTGAAGCTGAAGAACCTATTTGGATACTGTGAGACCTGGGATGCATCAGGTGCCTTTGAATTAGATCAGACAATAGAACTAAGTGCTCCGTTGGTGGCGCAGATATCATTTTTGTCTCAAGACTGGTTCAAGTCCTCACTCAAAGAACACCTGATGGGCGTTTCAGTTGGCTTGCTCTCAACCATGAACCATAACATTTCTTACAATCTGGCATGGAGAACTTTAGCTGATCCAGCACGCATATCATCCAATTCCATACGAGAGCAGTTAGGACATAGCCTTTTGTCCTCTATTAAGTATGCGTACAAGGTTGATCAGAGGGACTCAAGCATAAGACCAACACGTGGGTATGCTTTCCTGTCGTCTTCTCAAGTTAGAGGTCTTGCTCCAGAAAGCAAATATTCACGGTTTGTAAGACAG GAATTTGATCTTCGAGTGGCTTTGCCTCTCGGTGTGCTGAATGGTGCTCTCAATGCCGGAGTGGCTGAGGGAGTCATCCATCCATTGGAATGGGGGCCTGCAGGATCTGTCTCACCACTTGCAGAAAGGTTTTACTTGGGTGGCAACAGGTCCCTTGTTTGCCGCTTGGGCGGGCCGTCATCGCTGTCAGGCTTCAAAGCAAGAGGTCTGGAGCCGAGAGACTTGCGATCCTGTGGCCTCACTGATTCTGAGAATGGCGCTTCCACTTCTCCTGAGCTAGATGGACTGGGAGGTGACATAGCAGTCACAGCCTTTGCCGATCTATCATTtgatctactacctcc GACAGAGGTAGTACCTCTGAAGCCACTCAGGGATCTTGGAATTCATGGCCATGCATTTGCTTCAACTGGAAATCTTGCTAAACTAACAGAGCGTGATCTTCGGAAATTTCCCCTTACTGATTTCCTACAAACATTCAGAAGTTTTGTGGGATTTGGTGTAGTTGTGCCAACCAGACTGTTTCGCATAGAGGTTTGCCTTCTGTGTTTTTTTTCAGTTGTGCCGCTAAAGTTACTGACGAAATTTTCTCTTCCTGTCCAGATGAATTACTGCCACATCCCAAAACAGTTCGATCATGACAAGGGGAAGACAGGCATCCAGTTTAACTTCTCATCACCCTAA